In a genomic window of Arthrobacter woluwensis:
- the katG gene encoding catalase/peroxidase HPI: MSESTVSKCPVAHGGRVHPTKGSANTEWWPNKLNLKILAKNPEVANPLDPGFDYTEAFNALDLDAVKADLTALMTDSKDWWPADFGHYGPFMIRMAWHSAGTYRSHDGRGGGGAGQQRFAPLNSWPDNVGLDKCRRLLWPIKKKYGQSISWADLFILAGNVALEDMGLKTFGFAGGRPDVWEADDDVYWGPEKVWLDNERYSGARDLEAPLAAVQMGLIYVNPEGPDGNPDPLASAIDIRETFRRMGMDDEETVALIAGGHTFGKTHGAHKDDQIGPDPEAAPLENQGFGWKNGHGTGFGDDTVGSGLEVTWTYHPTRWDNEFFHILYAYEWELMESPAGAKQWRPTNGAGADMVPMAHSAGRREPRMLTSDLALREDPIYGPISLRFKDDPEAFQDAFARAWFKLTHRDMGPKVRYLGKEVPAEDLIWQDPLPAAPAQTIGDAEIAVLKEKIAASGLTVEELVSTAWKAAASFRGSDKRGGVNGGRIRLEPQVNWPVNQPDKLKPVISVLEGIVADFNATSPVKVSFADVVVLAGNVGVEQAAQAAGQTVTVPFTPGRVDATQEQTSPEQFAWLQPVADGFRNYNSGYINLPAEYLLIDRANLLNLSGPEMTVLLGGLRVLGNNWDGSSTGVFTDRPGALSNDFFVNLLDLGQTWIPADDEQSYTTADGRWTGSRVDLVFGANSELRALAEVYASDDAQEKFVKDFAAAWAKVMENDRFELKK; encoded by the coding sequence GTGTCTGAGAGCACCGTCTCTAAATGCCCTGTCGCCCACGGCGGCCGTGTACACCCCACCAAGGGCAGCGCCAACACTGAGTGGTGGCCCAACAAGCTCAACCTCAAGATCCTGGCGAAGAACCCCGAGGTCGCGAACCCGCTCGACCCCGGCTTCGACTACACCGAGGCCTTCAACGCTCTGGATCTGGACGCGGTCAAGGCTGACCTGACGGCCCTCATGACGGACTCCAAGGACTGGTGGCCCGCCGACTTCGGTCACTACGGCCCCTTCATGATCCGCATGGCCTGGCACTCCGCCGGCACCTACCGCTCCCACGACGGCCGCGGTGGCGGCGGCGCGGGCCAGCAGCGCTTCGCGCCCCTGAACTCCTGGCCGGACAACGTCGGCCTGGACAAGTGCCGCCGTCTGCTGTGGCCGATCAAGAAGAAGTACGGCCAGTCGATCTCCTGGGCCGATCTGTTCATCCTGGCGGGCAACGTCGCCCTCGAAGACATGGGCCTGAAGACCTTCGGCTTCGCCGGTGGCCGTCCGGACGTCTGGGAAGCCGACGACGACGTCTACTGGGGCCCGGAGAAGGTGTGGCTGGACAACGAGCGCTACTCGGGCGCCCGTGACCTGGAAGCCCCCCTCGCCGCAGTGCAGATGGGGCTCATCTACGTGAACCCGGAAGGCCCGGACGGCAACCCGGACCCGCTGGCCTCCGCCATCGACATCCGCGAGACCTTCCGCCGCATGGGCATGGACGACGAGGAGACCGTCGCCCTGATCGCCGGTGGGCACACCTTCGGCAAGACCCACGGCGCCCACAAGGACGACCAGATCGGCCCGGACCCCGAGGCCGCTCCGCTCGAGAACCAGGGCTTCGGCTGGAAGAACGGCCACGGCACCGGCTTCGGCGATGACACCGTCGGCTCCGGCCTGGAGGTCACCTGGACCTACCACCCGACCCGCTGGGACAACGAGTTCTTCCACATCCTCTACGCGTACGAGTGGGAGCTCATGGAGTCCCCGGCCGGCGCGAAGCAGTGGCGTCCCACCAACGGCGCCGGCGCGGACATGGTTCCCATGGCCCACTCGGCCGGCCGTCGCGAGCCCCGCATGCTCACGAGCGACCTGGCACTGCGCGAGGACCCCATCTACGGCCCCATCTCGCTGCGCTTCAAGGACGACCCCGAGGCCTTCCAGGACGCCTTCGCCCGCGCCTGGTTCAAGCTGACCCACCGTGACATGGGCCCCAAGGTCCGTTACCTCGGCAAGGAGGTCCCGGCTGAGGACCTCATCTGGCAGGATCCGCTGCCCGCCGCTCCGGCCCAAACCATCGGCGACGCCGAGATCGCCGTTCTCAAGGAGAAGATCGCCGCGTCCGGTCTCACCGTCGAGGAGCTCGTCTCCACCGCCTGGAAGGCTGCGGCGTCGTTCCGCGGCTCCGACAAGCGCGGCGGCGTCAACGGCGGCCGCATCCGCCTGGAACCGCAGGTCAACTGGCCGGTCAACCAGCCGGACAAGCTGAAGCCCGTGATCTCCGTCCTCGAGGGCATCGTGGCCGACTTCAACGCGACCTCCCCCGTCAAGGTGTCCTTCGCCGACGTCGTGGTGCTCGCGGGCAATGTCGGCGTGGAGCAGGCCGCCCAGGCCGCCGGTCAGACCGTCACCGTCCCCTTCACCCCGGGCCGCGTGGACGCCACCCAGGAGCAGACCAGCCCGGAGCAGTTCGCCTGGCTGCAGCCGGTGGCCGACGGCTTCCGCAACTACAACAGCGGCTACATCAACCTGCCGGCCGAGTACCTGCTGATCGACCGCGCGAACCTGCTCAACCTCTCCGGCCCGGAGATGACCGTGCTTCTCGGTGGTCTGCGCGTGCTGGGCAACAACTGGGACGGTTCCAGCACCGGCGTCTTCACCGATCGCCCGGGCGCGCTCAGCAACGATTTCTTCGTGAACCTGCTGGACCTCGGCCAGACCTGGATCCCGGCGGATGACGAGCAGAGCTACACCACCGCCGACGGCCGCTGGACCGGCAGCCGCGTGGATCTGGTGTTCGGCGCCAACTCGGAGCTCCGCGCCCTCGCCGAGGTCTACGCCTCGGACGACGCCCAGGAGAAGTTCGTCAAGGACTTCGCCGCGGCATGGGCCAAGGTCATGGAGAACGACCGCTTCGAGCTGAAGAAGTAA
- a CDS encoding Fur family transcriptional regulator, whose product MSQFTALPDRASAWSEQLRTAGRRVTKQRLAVLAAIDTHPHSTAENILDLARRELPGLSAQSVYVVLGDLTELGMLRRFEPPHSPALYETRTGDNHHHAICTRCGRIEDVDCAVGHAPCLHPHWNDDQQPMSIQIADVLYQGICQDCLAAERQDGD is encoded by the coding sequence ATGTCCCAGTTCACGGCACTCCCCGACCGGGCCTCCGCCTGGTCCGAGCAGCTGCGTACCGCCGGACGGCGCGTCACCAAGCAGCGCCTTGCCGTGCTCGCAGCCATCGACACCCATCCGCACTCCACCGCGGAGAACATCCTCGACCTGGCCCGCCGCGAGCTCCCGGGACTCTCCGCGCAGTCCGTCTACGTGGTCCTCGGCGACCTGACGGAACTCGGCATGCTGCGGCGTTTCGAGCCCCCGCACTCCCCCGCACTGTACGAGACGCGCACCGGGGACAACCACCACCACGCCATCTGCACGCGCTGCGGGCGCATCGAGGACGTGGACTGCGCCGTCGGGCATGCACCCTGCCTGCATCCCCACTGGAACGACGACCAGCAGCCCATGAGCATCCAGATCGCCGATGTCCTCTACCAGGGCATCTGCCAGGACTGCCTCGCCGCCGAGCGCCAGGACGGCGACTGA
- a CDS encoding TetR/AcrR family transcriptional regulator — MHDILLYLQDKSIADLTFRTLADGLGISSYVLVYHFGSREELISQIVHAIEARPSEVLDLELVTAGREEFEAWLRTAWKVGLREYGIQLQRLHFEAAMQDSVLDKPRGNGGKLYHSWVDVLHEWLRNQGLGEPEARRTGRLFVATLTGLRYDVIVTGEREAATEAFERLLKSFFLTIDSELKRGA, encoded by the coding sequence ATGCACGACATCCTGCTGTACCTGCAGGACAAGTCGATCGCCGACCTCACCTTCCGCACCCTCGCCGACGGGCTGGGCATCAGCAGCTACGTGCTGGTGTACCACTTCGGCTCCCGAGAAGAGCTCATCTCCCAGATCGTGCACGCGATCGAGGCCCGGCCCTCCGAAGTGCTGGATCTGGAACTCGTCACGGCGGGTCGGGAGGAGTTCGAAGCCTGGCTCCGGACCGCCTGGAAGGTCGGACTGCGCGAGTACGGCATTCAGCTGCAGCGGCTGCACTTCGAGGCCGCCATGCAGGATTCCGTGCTGGACAAGCCGCGCGGCAACGGCGGCAAGCTGTATCACTCCTGGGTGGATGTCCTGCATGAATGGCTCAGGAACCAGGGTCTCGGCGAACCGGAGGCCCGCAGGACGGGACGGCTGTTCGTGGCCACGCTGACCGGGCTGCGGTACGACGTGATCGTCACGGGCGAGCGGGAGGCGGCCACGGAGGCCTTCGAACGTCTGCTGAAGTCCTTCTTCCTCACGATCGATTCGGAACTGAAGCGCGGCGCCTGA
- a CDS encoding APC family permease: MNILRTKSIEQSIADAEEPGRRLKRSLSAWDLMIMGVAVAVGAGIFSVGAKAAANFAGPAVTLSFVIAAVTCALAIMCYAEFATAIPVAGSAYVFTYATLGEVLAWIVGWNLILELFTAAAVIAKYWGIYLSKVFDLVGVKMPEAINVGGLDVYWGAFLIVAIFTVLLVLGTKLSARVGNVFTLIKIAVVLFVIIVGFFYIKAENYTPFVPQSVPTAGNAVEDVMKQSLFGFLTGAAPAQYGTLGIFAGAALVFFAFIGFDVVATSAEEVKNPQKTLPRGIFGGLALVTLLYILVSLALTGMVSYTDLAKAKNPTLTTAFEAVGNTDAAKIIAFGSLIGLTTVIMVLLMGLARVVLAMSRDGLLPRALSKTSDKHSTPARTQILCGVAVALVAGLTQVDILEEMINIGTLCAFVMVSIGILVLRRKRPDLRPAFRVPLGPVLPALSAVLCVYLMTNLAVQTWLFFLLWLVLGFAIYFAYGQRHSRLNERFTEAKEFVG, encoded by the coding sequence ATGAACATTCTCCGTACCAAGTCGATTGAGCAGTCAATTGCAGACGCCGAAGAGCCGGGGCGCCGGCTCAAGCGTTCCCTGAGTGCCTGGGACCTCATGATCATGGGCGTCGCCGTGGCCGTCGGCGCCGGCATCTTCTCCGTTGGCGCCAAGGCCGCCGCCAACTTCGCCGGCCCCGCCGTCACGCTGTCCTTCGTCATCGCCGCCGTCACGTGCGCGCTGGCGATCATGTGCTACGCCGAATTCGCCACGGCCATCCCGGTGGCGGGTTCGGCCTACGTCTTCACCTACGCGACCCTCGGCGAGGTCCTGGCCTGGATCGTCGGCTGGAACCTCATCCTGGAGCTCTTCACGGCCGCGGCCGTGATCGCCAAGTACTGGGGCATCTACCTCTCCAAGGTCTTCGACCTGGTGGGCGTCAAGATGCCCGAGGCCATCAATGTGGGCGGCCTGGACGTCTACTGGGGCGCGTTCCTGATCGTGGCCATCTTCACCGTGCTGCTCGTGCTCGGCACCAAGCTCTCTGCCCGGGTGGGCAATGTCTTCACGCTCATCAAGATCGCCGTGGTGCTCTTCGTGATCATCGTGGGCTTCTTCTACATCAAGGCGGAGAACTACACCCCGTTCGTCCCGCAGTCCGTGCCGACCGCAGGCAATGCCGTGGAAGACGTCATGAAGCAGTCCCTCTTCGGCTTCCTGACGGGCGCCGCCCCGGCACAGTACGGCACCCTGGGCATCTTCGCCGGTGCGGCCCTGGTGTTCTTCGCCTTCATCGGCTTCGACGTCGTGGCCACCTCCGCGGAAGAGGTCAAGAACCCGCAGAAGACGCTGCCCCGCGGCATCTTCGGCGGCCTCGCCCTGGTCACGCTCCTCTACATCCTGGTCTCCCTCGCCCTGACCGGCATGGTGTCCTACACGGACCTCGCGAAGGCCAAGAACCCGACCCTCACCACGGCGTTCGAGGCGGTCGGCAACACCGACGCCGCCAAGATCATCGCGTTCGGCTCGCTGATCGGCCTCACCACGGTCATCATGGTGCTCCTCATGGGCCTGGCCCGTGTGGTCCTGGCCATGAGCCGCGACGGCCTGCTGCCGCGTGCCCTGTCCAAGACGAGCGACAAGCACTCCACCCCGGCCCGCACCCAGATCCTCTGCGGCGTGGCCGTGGCGCTCGTGGCCGGCCTGACGCAGGTGGACATCCTGGAGGAGATGATCAACATCGGCACCCTGTGCGCCTTCGTGATGGTCTCGATCGGCATCCTGGTGCTGCGCCGCAAGCGTCCCGATCTGCGCCCGGCGTTCCGTGTGCCGCTCGGCCCCGTGCTCCCGGCCCTGTCCGCCGTGCTCTGCGTCTACCTGATGACCAACCTGGCCGTGCAGACCTGGCTGTTCTTCCTCCTCTGGCTCGTGCTCGGCTTCGCCATCTACTTCGCGTACGGTCAGCGGCACTCCCGCCTGAACGAACGGTTCACCGAGGCGAAGGAGTTCGTGGGCTGA
- a CDS encoding FAD-dependent oxidoreductase, which translates to MSVESVHTSARPLRVAIIGSGPAGVYAADILTKSQGVKDGEVQVSIDLFERYPAPYGLIRYGVAPDHPRIKGIVNALHKVLDRGDIRFFGNVHFGQDVSLEDLQKHYDAVIFATGAIKDAELNIPGIDLKGSFGGADFVSWYDGHPDVPRDWPLEAQEIAVIGNGNVALDVARVLSKHAEDLLVTEIPDNVYEGLKKSPVTDVHVFGRRGPAQVKFTPLELRELSHSRDVDIVLYPEDFDFDEASDEAIKTNNQVKTMVNTLTNWLVEEAHEGEDAASRRLHLHFLHSPVEILEDPERPGHVGGIRFERMELDGTGNARGTGEHVDYPVQAVYRAIGYFGSPLPGLEFDERRGVLKNDGGRVLGADGAPVPGVYATGWIKRGPVGLIGHTKGDALETIGYLLEDRLQLPAAVEPSEDAVVALLEERGVEYTTWEGWNRLDAHELALGAEATANGGSHGVSIARERVKVVPREEMVSISRGQ; encoded by the coding sequence TTGTCTGTCGAGTCTGTGCACACATCCGCCCGCCCTCTGCGCGTCGCCATCATCGGTTCCGGTCCGGCCGGCGTCTACGCCGCAGACATCCTCACGAAGTCGCAGGGCGTGAAAGACGGCGAAGTGCAGGTCTCCATCGACCTCTTCGAGCGCTACCCCGCGCCGTACGGCCTGATCCGTTACGGCGTCGCCCCGGACCACCCCCGGATCAAGGGCATCGTGAACGCGCTGCACAAGGTCCTGGACCGCGGCGACATCCGCTTCTTCGGCAACGTCCACTTCGGGCAGGACGTCAGCCTCGAAGACCTGCAGAAGCACTATGACGCGGTCATCTTCGCCACGGGCGCCATCAAGGACGCGGAGCTGAACATCCCCGGCATCGACCTCAAGGGCTCCTTCGGCGGCGCGGACTTCGTCTCCTGGTACGACGGCCACCCGGACGTGCCGCGTGACTGGCCGCTGGAGGCCCAGGAGATCGCCGTGATCGGCAACGGCAACGTCGCGCTGGATGTGGCTCGTGTCCTGTCCAAGCACGCGGAGGATCTGCTGGTCACCGAGATCCCGGACAACGTCTATGAGGGCCTGAAGAAGTCCCCGGTCACGGACGTGCACGTCTTCGGACGCCGCGGTCCCGCCCAGGTGAAGTTCACCCCGCTGGAGCTGCGCGAGCTCTCCCACTCCCGGGACGTGGACATCGTGCTGTACCCGGAGGACTTCGACTTCGACGAGGCCTCGGACGAAGCCATCAAGACGAACAACCAGGTCAAGACCATGGTCAACACCTTGACCAACTGGCTGGTGGAGGAGGCGCACGAGGGCGAGGACGCCGCGTCCCGCCGTCTGCACCTGCACTTCCTGCACTCCCCGGTGGAGATCCTCGAGGACCCGGAGCGCCCCGGTCATGTGGGCGGCATCCGCTTCGAGCGCATGGAGCTGGACGGCACGGGCAATGCCCGCGGCACCGGCGAGCATGTGGACTACCCGGTCCAGGCCGTGTACCGCGCCATCGGCTACTTCGGCTCCCCGCTGCCGGGCCTGGAGTTCGACGAGCGCCGTGGCGTCCTCAAGAACGACGGCGGCCGCGTCCTGGGCGCGGACGGGGCCCCCGTGCCGGGCGTGTACGCCACGGGCTGGATCAAGCGTGGACCGGTCGGCCTCATCGGCCACACCAAGGGTGACGCCCTCGAAACCATCGGCTACCTCCTGGAGGACCGCCTCCAGCTGCCCGCCGCCGTCGAGCCGTCCGAGGACGCCGTCGTCGCGCTGCTCGAGGAGCGCGGTGTCGAGTACACGACGTGGGAGGGCTGGAACCGTCTGGACGCTCACGAACTGGCGCTCGGGGCTGAGGCGACCGCCAACGGAGGTTCGCACGGCGTGAGTATTGCGCGCGAGCGGGTCAAGGTGGTACCTCGCGAGGAGATGGTGAGCATTTCCCGAGGTCAGTAG
- a CDS encoding polysaccharide lyase 8 family protein encodes MSAELNRRTLFALLGAGALLGATAGSASAAPVASLDELVARRRLMLAGDGSAATVPELAPALQAMSDAAARTWASMITPSGTSGLWADLPLTGIGSAADATGNMGVSFNRLFDLALAHATAGSAQHGDAKLASDLVAALSYLSTTAYKSGMRAAGNWWFWEIGVPRKAADILVLLYDVVPAALRSSLLAAARYFTPDPNWRGRGTSLAETGANRTDKALSCALRGILDGRTDEVALARDALSDTVRNGKNSVFGYVTSGDGFYADGSFVQHSYLPYVGTYGVVTLGGIAEILGLLGGSSWDVTDPKKSVILDAVEASYAPFIWNGRMMDTVRGRAVSRQANPDYVDGAGAITAILLLAPGAGEPYRSRYLALVKGWLERCTDVSLFGLPGQSIAKSLLVTSALQDSSITPAPAPVFTRAFGDQDRLVHHRPGFSSVVNVSSKRIGRYEWGNFENNLGWYQGDGLTFVYTPTDPSQYSADFWPTVDPYRLPGTTVTLEPRESGAANGTGIPRAYQAFAGGLDLDGRWGVQGMDHLNFNKTLSARKSWFFLEDKVVCLGAGITSSGPHEVITTVENRAFPPGKAPELRTDNRKRTLAPGDARVRITRNAHIVGHGGYVLLPAENVSGDVTVAVVARTGTWKAINSGADTGGSDEVKTRDYVTITHSHGTGTQGGGYAYLMLPGAEHSDTFKESANPSVRVLANTAEVQIVEDRAQGVTLANFFAATPADTNPTHGVTVSGPCSLAFRKDDDGKVTVALSDPSRTQAVARVSLAGVAVSGVVSPDPGVTVVSTSPLTLEVALDGHGHARTVVLR; translated from the coding sequence TTGTCCGCCGAGCTGAATCGCAGAACCCTCTTCGCACTCCTGGGGGCCGGCGCGCTCCTGGGCGCCACGGCCGGCTCCGCGAGCGCCGCCCCCGTGGCCTCGCTGGACGAGCTGGTGGCCCGCCGTCGTCTGATGCTGGCCGGGGACGGCAGTGCCGCCACCGTCCCGGAGCTCGCCCCGGCGCTCCAGGCCATGAGCGACGCCGCCGCCAGGACCTGGGCGTCCATGATCACCCCGAGCGGGACCTCCGGTCTCTGGGCCGACCTGCCGCTCACGGGCATCGGCAGCGCAGCCGACGCCACCGGCAACATGGGCGTGAGCTTCAACCGTCTCTTCGACCTGGCCCTCGCTCACGCCACGGCAGGCTCCGCCCAGCACGGTGACGCGAAGCTGGCCTCCGATCTGGTGGCGGCGCTCAGTTATCTCAGCACCACCGCTTACAAGAGCGGCATGCGGGCCGCCGGCAACTGGTGGTTCTGGGAGATCGGCGTGCCGCGCAAGGCCGCGGACATCCTGGTGCTGCTGTACGACGTCGTCCCTGCCGCCCTGCGTTCCTCCCTCCTGGCCGCGGCACGGTACTTCACCCCGGACCCCAATTGGCGCGGCCGCGGCACCAGCCTCGCGGAGACCGGCGCGAACCGGACGGACAAGGCCCTTTCCTGCGCTCTGCGCGGCATCCTCGACGGCCGGACGGACGAAGTGGCCCTGGCCCGCGACGCCCTCAGCGACACCGTCCGCAACGGCAAGAACAGCGTGTTCGGCTATGTCACGAGCGGCGATGGCTTCTACGCAGACGGCTCGTTCGTCCAGCACAGCTATCTCCCGTACGTGGGGACGTACGGGGTGGTCACGCTCGGCGGGATCGCCGAGATCCTGGGCCTGCTGGGTGGCAGTTCCTGGGACGTCACGGACCCGAAGAAGTCCGTGATCCTGGACGCGGTGGAAGCGAGCTACGCGCCCTTCATCTGGAACGGACGCATGATGGACACGGTCCGCGGCCGGGCGGTGTCCCGCCAGGCCAACCCGGATTACGTGGACGGCGCCGGCGCCATCACGGCCATCCTCCTGCTGGCGCCGGGAGCCGGCGAACCGTACCGCAGCCGCTACCTCGCCCTCGTGAAGGGCTGGCTGGAACGCTGCACGGACGTCTCCCTGTTCGGTCTGCCCGGGCAGAGCATCGCCAAGTCCCTGCTGGTCACCTCGGCCCTCCAGGACTCCTCCATCACTCCGGCGCCCGCCCCGGTCTTCACCCGCGCGTTCGGGGACCAGGACCGTCTGGTGCACCACCGGCCGGGGTTCAGTTCGGTGGTCAACGTGTCCTCGAAACGGATCGGCCGCTACGAATGGGGCAACTTCGAGAACAACCTCGGCTGGTACCAGGGCGACGGCCTGACCTTCGTCTACACCCCGACGGACCCGTCCCAGTACAGCGCCGATTTCTGGCCGACCGTGGACCCGTACCGCCTGCCCGGAACGACCGTGACCCTTGAACCGCGCGAGAGCGGAGCGGCGAACGGCACCGGGATCCCCCGCGCGTACCAGGCCTTCGCGGGCGGGCTCGATCTGGACGGCCGTTGGGGTGTCCAGGGCATGGATCACCTGAACTTCAACAAGACCCTCAGCGCGCGCAAGTCGTGGTTCTTCCTGGAGGACAAGGTGGTCTGCCTGGGTGCCGGGATCACCTCCTCCGGCCCGCACGAGGTGATCACCACCGTGGAGAACCGGGCCTTCCCTCCCGGCAAGGCGCCGGAACTGCGCACCGACAACCGCAAGCGGACCCTGGCACCCGGAGACGCCCGCGTCAGGATCACCCGCAACGCCCACATCGTGGGTCATGGCGGCTATGTTCTGCTGCCCGCGGAGAACGTGAGCGGAGACGTCACCGTGGCGGTGGTGGCCCGCACCGGAACGTGGAAGGCCATCAACTCCGGCGCCGACACGGGCGGCTCGGACGAGGTCAAGACCCGCGACTACGTCACCATCACCCACAGCCACGGCACGGGGACTCAGGGTGGTGGCTACGCGTACTTGATGCTGCCGGGCGCGGAGCACTCGGACACCTTCAAGGAGTCGGCGAACCCCTCGGTGCGGGTCCTCGCGAACACGGCGGAGGTGCAGATCGTGGAGGACCGCGCGCAGGGCGTGACGCTGGCCAACTTCTTCGCCGCCACCCCGGCGGACACGAACCCCACGCACGGCGTCACCGTGAGCGGTCCGTGCTCGCTGGCGTTCCGGAAGGACGACGACGGGAAGGTGACGGTCGCGCTCTCCGACCCGAGCCGCACCCAGGCCGTCGCCCGGGTGAGCCTGGCGGGGGTGGCGGTGTCCGGCGTCGTGAGTCCGGATCCCGGCGTGACCGTGGTGAGCACCTCACCGCTCACGCTCGAGGTCGCGCTGGACGGGCACGGCCATGCCCGCACGGTGGTGCTGCGCTGA
- the gabT gene encoding 4-aminobutyrate--2-oxoglutarate transaminase, translating into MTATTTELSYRLEQKRNIGEFPGPKSLELAARRDAVVAGGVASSVPVYIADGDGGIIKDVDGNSFIDLGSGIAVTSVGASAPAVVAAVQEAVQHFTHTCFMVTPYEGYVAVAEKLNELTPGDHEKRSVLFNSGAEAVENAIKIARKATGRNAVVAFDHAYHGRTNLTMALTAKAMPYKSGFGPFASDIYRLPMSYPYREENPEITGTEAAQRAILAIEKQIGGSEVAAIIIEPIQGEGGFIVPAEGFLPTLAAWAKENGVVFIADEVQAGFCRTGKWFAVDHEGVVPDLITMAKGIAGGMPLSAVTGRAELLNAVHGGGLGGTYGGNPVACAAALAAIETMEQFDLNARAERIGQLIQDRMNKLAGELSVIGDVRGRGAMQAIELVVAGSKEPNAALTKAIADYCLAQGVIILTCGTYGNVIRLLPPLTIGEDLLNDALDVLEAAIRANA; encoded by the coding sequence ATGACTGCAACCACCACCGAGCTCAGCTACCGCCTCGAGCAGAAGCGCAACATCGGCGAGTTCCCCGGCCCGAAGTCTCTCGAGCTGGCAGCCCGCCGTGACGCCGTCGTCGCCGGCGGCGTCGCCTCCTCCGTCCCCGTCTACATCGCCGATGGCGATGGCGGCATCATCAAGGACGTGGATGGCAACTCCTTCATCGACCTCGGCTCCGGCATCGCCGTGACGAGCGTCGGCGCCTCCGCCCCGGCCGTCGTCGCCGCGGTCCAGGAAGCCGTGCAGCACTTCACGCACACCTGCTTCATGGTCACCCCGTACGAGGGTTACGTCGCCGTCGCCGAGAAGCTCAACGAGCTGACCCCGGGCGACCACGAGAAGCGCTCCGTGCTGTTCAACTCCGGCGCCGAAGCCGTCGAGAACGCCATCAAGATCGCCCGCAAGGCCACCGGCCGCAACGCCGTCGTCGCGTTCGACCACGCCTACCACGGCCGCACCAACCTGACCATGGCGCTGACCGCCAAGGCCATGCCGTACAAGAGCGGCTTCGGTCCGTTCGCCTCGGACATCTACCGCCTGCCGATGAGCTACCCGTACCGCGAGGAGAACCCGGAGATCACGGGCACCGAGGCCGCCCAGCGCGCCATCCTCGCCATCGAGAAGCAGATCGGCGGCAGCGAGGTCGCCGCGATCATCATCGAGCCCATCCAGGGTGAGGGCGGCTTCATCGTCCCCGCCGAGGGCTTCCTCCCGACCCTGGCCGCGTGGGCCAAGGAGAACGGCGTCGTCTTCATCGCTGACGAGGTCCAGGCCGGCTTCTGCCGCACCGGCAAGTGGTTCGCCGTCGATCACGAGGGCGTCGTCCCTGACCTGATCACCATGGCCAAGGGCATCGCCGGCGGCATGCCGCTGTCCGCCGTCACCGGTCGCGCCGAGCTGCTCAACGCCGTTCACGGTGGCGGTCTGGGCGGCACCTACGGTGGCAACCCGGTGGCCTGTGCGGCCGCTCTCGCCGCGATCGAGACCATGGAACAGTTCGACCTGAACGCCCGTGCCGAGCGCATCGGTCAGCTCATCCAGGACCGCATGAACAAGCTGGCCGGCGAGCTCTCCGTGATCGGTGACGTGCGTGGCCGTGGCGCCATGCAGGCCATCGAGCTCGTGGTGGCAGGTTCCAAGGAGCCGAATGCCGCGCTGACCAAGGCGATCGCCGACTACTGCCTGGCCCAGGGCGTCATCATCCTGACCTGTGGCACCTACGGCAACGTGATCCGTCTCCTGCCGCCGCTCACGATCGGTGAGGACCTCCTCAACGACGCGCTCGACGTCCTCGAGGCAGCGATCCGCGCCAACGCCTGA
- the rarD gene encoding EamA family transporter RarD gives MSKTLAPTTPVSGTAGGNPAATSGDAAEQAAKRERQGLAYGVGAYTLWGLLPLYFMLLLPAGPVEIVANRVLWSLLFCAILLTVTRSWKTFTLVLKRPKTLGVLAIAALLIAVNWLAYTFGVMSGQAVEASLGYYINPLVSVLLGVLVLKERLRALQWTAVGIGFLAVVVLTVAYGKLPWIALTLAFSFGFYGLVKKKVGSGVDSITSLSVETLVLAPFAAVTMVALTLNQAATVTGYGSAHFWLMAASGAVTAVPLVFFGASAARLPLTTIGMLQYLAPTLQLIIATLVLHERMSPERWIGFGLVWLGLVILTVDALRHTIRVRRR, from the coding sequence ATCTCGAAAACCCTCGCTCCCACCACCCCCGTGAGCGGAACCGCTGGCGGCAACCCGGCAGCCACCTCCGGTGACGCGGCCGAGCAGGCCGCCAAGCGAGAGCGCCAGGGTCTCGCCTACGGCGTCGGCGCCTACACCCTCTGGGGCCTGCTGCCGCTCTACTTCATGCTGCTGCTTCCGGCCGGCCCGGTGGAGATCGTGGCGAACCGGGTGCTCTGGTCCCTGCTCTTCTGCGCCATCCTGCTGACCGTCACGCGTTCCTGGAAGACGTTCACCCTCGTCCTGAAGCGGCCGAAGACACTCGGCGTCCTGGCGATCGCCGCCCTGCTCATCGCCGTGAACTGGCTCGCGTACACGTTCGGCGTGATGAGCGGGCAGGCCGTGGAAGCCTCGCTGGGGTACTACATCAATCCGCTGGTCTCGGTGCTGCTCGGCGTCCTGGTCCTGAAGGAACGCCTGCGGGCGCTGCAGTGGACCGCCGTGGGCATCGGGTTCCTGGCCGTCGTCGTGCTGACGGTGGCGTACGGCAAGCTGCCGTGGATCGCCCTGACCCTCGCCTTCAGCTTCGGCTTCTACGGGCTGGTCAAGAAGAAGGTGGGGTCCGGCGTCGACTCCATCACCAGCCTCAGCGTGGAGACGCTAGTCCTGGCCCCGTTCGCCGCCGTCACCATGGTGGCGCTGACGCTGAACCAGGCGGCCACGGTCACCGGCTACGGCTCGGCCCACTTCTGGCTCATGGCCGCGTCCGGCGCGGTGACGGCCGTCCCCCTCGTGTTCTTCGGCGCCTCCGCCGCCCGCCTCCCGCTGACCACCATCGGCATGCTGCAGTACCTGGCGCCGACGCTCCAGCTGATCATCGCCACCCTGGTCCTCCACGAGCGCATGTCCCCCGAGCGCTGGATCGGCTTCGGGCTGGTGTGGCTGGGGCTCGTCATCCTCACCGTGGACGCCCTGCGTCATACCATCCGCGTCCGGCGCAGGTGA